The stretch of DNA ACGGGTCTGTCCGCTCGGGCATCATCGTTGCATGCAGGAATTGGGCGTGGATCGCGTGTTCAGTGCGGTGACGAGACAGTTGCACGAAACCGCACGTCGGTCCGTGGCTTAGTGCTTTGTCACAGTTAAATTTTAGGGTTGTGTGTCACTGGCTTTGCCAGTGCGAGTTCAAAAGATCGGAAGTGTTACCAGGCACTGGCAGAGCCAGTGGCACCCCTGGTAATGATTGGCCGGCGAAACGATAAGCTGCGTCGCACTACAAACATTCTTCTAGTTCGGACCTCATGGCTATCAGTACCGTACAACAGGTCAAAACACCGAAAGCCGCCCCCCCTGCCCTTGACCGGCAGCCGTTGAAGATCGCGATTGCGCGGCGCTATTACTCCCTGCAACGCGGTGGAGCGGAGCGGTACTGTGTGAATCTATCACGGCAGTTGCTCAAGCTGGGGCATGATGTTTCGTTTGTCGGCGAAGGCATCGACGACGCGCTGAGCGACGAGTTGCCGTTTTTTCCCGTTCGCGTGCAATCCTCGACTTCCTCGGCCCGCAATCGCTCGTTTGCCGAGAACTGCGGCAAGGTGATTGCCGGGCAGAATTTCGATATTGTCTATGGATTGGGTCGCAGTCTGGGCGTCGACCTGTTTCGGGTGACCGAACGACTGCAATCGCACTGGTTGAACGTGCACTATCGCAATCGGGCGCATCGGTTACTGCAGCAACTCAATCCGCGGCACCGGACGCTCATCGAGTTGGAACGAACGATCTGCCAGTCACCACAAACGCGGCGGATTGTGACGATTTCCTCCGTCGACGGCGCGTTGTTGCAGCGGTATTACGACGTGCCGCCGGAGAAAATCCGCACGATTTATAACGGCGTCGACATTGATCACTTTCATCCCCGCGCTCAACAGTTTTCCGCAGAGGTCCGTCGCGAATGGGGGATTGGGGAACACGATCCGCTGATTACGTTTGCTTCCATGGATTTTGCGGGCAAGGGACTGCGGACCATCTTGGAGTCGCTTCGCTCAGCTCGCAATCAAGAGATTCAACTTCTGGTATTGGGACGGGGGCCGCAACACAAGTTTGCGAGACTGGCCAAACAATTGGGCGTCGCGAACCGCGTCACCTTCGCCGGACGACAAGACAAAATTGAGCGGTTTTATGCAGCGGGGGATCTGATGGTTCTCCCGACGACGTATGAACCGTTTCCCAATGTGGTCGTCGAATCGATGGCCTGTGGAGTTCCCGCGATTACGACTGCCACCGCCGGCGGTGCGGACATGATTGACGAAGAAGCCACCGGCTACCTGTTGCCCGATAGCTGGGCAGTAGGCGAATTGGCAGAACGACTGGACCACCATTTTTCGAAAACGGACGCCCAGCGCGAATTGATGGCGACTGCCAGTCGGGCCAGGACAGCCACGATGACGGTCGAAAACAATGCGCGGCAAGTTTCGGAGTTGTTCTACGAGGTGTTGCGTGACAAGTCTCGCGTTTGAGGATTGGCAAAGCGGAAAGTTGCGCGTGAATCGCGACTTCGCGCAGATCCTCCGCAGCAACCAACTCGACACGTTCGATGCATTGATGAATCTCACCGGCGGCACGATTGCCAAAAACCTGTTGGCGGAACGGACCACAACGCGGATCACGCTGCAAGATGGGGAGCATTCCCGTGGATTTTACATCAAACGCCATTTGCCCTCGCCGCTCAAAGAATACTTCAAACCCTTGTTGCGGCTGACTTGGCCGATACTGGGCGCCCGCAACGAATGGGATGCTCTGCTCGAATTCCACACAGCTAAAATTCCGACCATGACACCGGTGGCACTAGGTGAAGTGGGGCGGTATTCGTTTCTGGTGACCGAAGCGATCGATGGGTACACGAAGCTGCCGGAATGGTTGGCACAACAACCGGCGACGGCTGATTTGACGCCGGTCGTGGACCGCGTGGCTGAGATCGCACGGCGGATGCATGTCTCGGGATTGCATCACCAAGATTTTTACTTGGGACACTTGTTGATCCGCCAAGGCGAAGATGATTTTGACGTGCGGGTCATCGACTTGGGCCGCGCACGGGCGTCGGCCCACCTGTCGCAGCGTTGGATCATCAAAGATTTAGCGCAGTTAGACTATTCCGCCCGGCACATGCGAATCCGCGAGCAGGTGCGGTTTTTGCATGGCTATTTCGGCGGTTCACGGCGACTCGACCCGGCTGAAAAGCGCCTCGTACGACGAATCCGCAACAAGTCCCGCTGGATTGCACGGCACTCGCAGAAGAATCGGTTGTGAGGGGTGAGGCCTGAGGCTTGAGGCGACAGGCTTGAGGGGTGAGGTTGTGGGCGGTAGACCGTAGACGGTAGGAAAGCGTCCTGCCCAGCAGATCATGACTGCCTCACGCTTTTCTCACGCCTGTCACCTCATGCCTCAGGTCTCTGTCCATCGAATCTTTTATCGGATTCTGATACCGTCACCGGTTCATGCTGCCTTGTTGTCTTGAGCGGCCGCTGTTTGCCGGGGTTCTTCGGTGTTCCAAAGGGATTTCTATTCATGAATGATGCCACCGCTGCCTTGATTGTGGCGATCATTTCTTATCTCGTCGGTGCGATTCCGTTTGGCTATTTGATTCCCAAATGGTGTAAGGGGATCGATATACGCGAGCATGGCAGTGGAAATCCGGGGGCGACGAATGTGCTCCGCACCATGGGGAACGAGTGGGGAATTCTGGTGCTGTGCCTGGACCTGCTCAAGGGATTGTTGCCAGTATGGCTGTTGCCCATGTGGTTGTTGCCTAGCGACAGTCCGGCGATGCTTCATCTGCGTGTGCTGGCAGGAGTGGCGGCCATTGTGGGGCATATGTTGCCGGTGTATTTGCAGTTTCGCGGCGGCAAAGGTGTGGCAACTGCCTTGGGGGTCGTGATCGTACTGGGAGGATGGGGAACGCCGGTAGCTGTGGCAACGTTTCTAATCACATTCGCCGCATGGCGACTGGTGGCGCTCAGTTCGATGCTTGCAGTCAGCGCATTTGCGATCACGCAACTAGTGGTGCTTTATCCGTATCCGTCCCAGACGTGGAGCTTGCTGGGTTTTAGCGTTGCGGCGCCGTTGCTGATCATCTATCGGCACCGCAGCAATATCGTACGATTGTGGAATCGCGAGGAGGAAAGAACGGAGATCGGCAAACGCTCTTCGTCTGTAAAAAACGAGGTTCCGACGGAGTCCGATGAAGATTCAGCGGCGTGATTTGGTGCGGCGCAGCGGTTGCGGGGCCGATGACACAAAAAAAACGGGTGGGCTTTCAGCCGACCCGGATGTCGTTGGTCAACTCCAAAACTTCGTCGATGGTGTTCATGGCTGCGTGCGATGCCAGTTGTTTGGCATAGTAGCTGGACGTCCGTCCCGTGAGCACGAGATGATCGGCCAGCAGATCAACCTGCAGACCTTGAATCATCCCATTGGTGTGTTGCAGCACCTGTTGGCGGACGCGTTCGTCGAGCGGCATTTGTATCTCAGCCGCTGGCGTATGTAATCGCATGTCTGTTTCCTCCTTGATGAAAAGTCGCTGTGCGATTTCGTCTCTCAAGTTTCCGGAAGACGAGTCGGCGGACTCCAATTGCATGAAGCAACCGGCGGCCCGAGTCCGGTTTTCGGCAACGCGGAGAACTTGCGTCAGCGCGGTCTTAATGAAAGCCCGCTCAAACGGCAAAGCCATTTGCATCGCAGAAAGAAGCCAATCGCGTTTCTCGTGTCCTTGATGTCGCGTCGACTGA from Symmachiella dynata encodes:
- a CDS encoding glycosyltransferase family 4 protein produces the protein MAISTVQQVKTPKAAPPALDRQPLKIAIARRYYSLQRGGAERYCVNLSRQLLKLGHDVSFVGEGIDDALSDELPFFPVRVQSSTSSARNRSFAENCGKVIAGQNFDIVYGLGRSLGVDLFRVTERLQSHWLNVHYRNRAHRLLQQLNPRHRTLIELERTICQSPQTRRIVTISSVDGALLQRYYDVPPEKIRTIYNGVDIDHFHPRAQQFSAEVRREWGIGEHDPLITFASMDFAGKGLRTILESLRSARNQEIQLLVLGRGPQHKFARLAKQLGVANRVTFAGRQDKIERFYAAGDLMVLPTTYEPFPNVVVESMACGVPAITTATAGGADMIDEEATGYLLPDSWAVGELAERLDHHFSKTDAQRELMATASRARTATMTVENNARQVSELFYEVLRDKSRV
- a CDS encoding lipopolysaccharide kinase InaA family protein, whose amino-acid sequence is MTSLAFEDWQSGKLRVNRDFAQILRSNQLDTFDALMNLTGGTIAKNLLAERTTTRITLQDGEHSRGFYIKRHLPSPLKEYFKPLLRLTWPILGARNEWDALLEFHTAKIPTMTPVALGEVGRYSFLVTEAIDGYTKLPEWLAQQPATADLTPVVDRVAEIARRMHVSGLHHQDFYLGHLLIRQGEDDFDVRVIDLGRARASAHLSQRWIIKDLAQLDYSARHMRIREQVRFLHGYFGGSRRLDPAEKRLVRRIRNKSRWIARHSQKNRL
- the plsY gene encoding glycerol-3-phosphate 1-O-acyltransferase PlsY, whose product is MNDATAALIVAIISYLVGAIPFGYLIPKWCKGIDIREHGSGNPGATNVLRTMGNEWGILVLCLDLLKGLLPVWLLPMWLLPSDSPAMLHLRVLAGVAAIVGHMLPVYLQFRGGKGVATALGVVIVLGGWGTPVAVATFLITFAAWRLVALSSMLAVSAFAITQLVVLYPYPSQTWSLLGFSVAAPLLIIYRHRSNIVRLWNREEERTEIGKRSSSVKNEVPTESDEDSAA